A region from the Mucilaginibacter sp. CSA2-8R genome encodes:
- the ung gene encoding uracil-DNA glycosylase, with protein MAVEIEASWLKILHDEFEKDYMIKLKQFLKEEKDAGHKVYPKGSDIFYAFNHTPFDNLKAVILGQDPYHGANQAFGLSFAVQKGITVPPSLKNIYKELQTDVSGFTIPNHGDLTKWADQGVLLLNATLTVQAGKPGSHQKKGWEIFTDTVIRKISEEKEGVVFLLWGKFAQAKSELIDDQKHYILKAAHPSPYSADNGFFGCKHFSKTNALLSSQNKTPIDWQIE; from the coding sequence ATGGCTGTTGAGATAGAAGCCTCCTGGCTCAAAATACTTCATGATGAGTTTGAAAAAGACTACATGATTAAGCTTAAACAATTTTTAAAAGAAGAAAAAGATGCGGGCCATAAGGTATATCCAAAAGGCAGCGATATTTTTTACGCTTTTAACCATACGCCATTTGATAACCTGAAAGCAGTAATACTAGGCCAGGACCCATATCATGGCGCTAACCAGGCATTCGGTCTTTCGTTTGCCGTACAAAAGGGTATCACCGTGCCGCCATCGTTAAAAAATATATATAAAGAACTGCAAACAGATGTTTCGGGTTTTACTATACCCAACCACGGCGACCTCACCAAATGGGCAGACCAAGGCGTGCTGTTATTAAACGCTACGCTTACCGTGCAGGCGGGCAAACCAGGCTCGCATCAAAAAAAGGGCTGGGAGATTTTTACGGATACGGTTATCCGCAAAATATCTGAAGAAAAAGAGGGCGTGGTATTTTTGTTATGGGGCAAGTTTGCGCAGGCTAAATCAGAGCTGATTGATGATCAAAAACATTATATACTAAAAGCAGCTCATCCCTCACCTTACTCAGCCGATAATGGCTTTTTTGGATGCAAGCATTTTAGCAAAACCAACGCACTGCTCAGTTCGCAGAACAAGACACCTATCGACTGGCAGATTGAGTAG
- a CDS encoding DUF2892 domain-containing protein: MSNIVRLVIACVVMGAGVALCGFGFWGWGILVFLIGGLILATYFFNENMLIAQFYLRKENSDEAEKWLLKITDYEKQLFKGQHGYYNLLLGLIESRKAPLKSEKYFKKAITLGMTMSHNTALAKLSLAGIAMAKRNKREAQQYLTEAAKDDKNKLLADQIKMMKGQMAQMDKQQVQRGGYRNF, encoded by the coding sequence ATGTCAAATATTGTTCGGTTAGTAATTGCCTGTGTAGTAATGGGTGCGGGCGTTGCCTTATGTGGGTTTGGTTTTTGGGGATGGGGTATACTGGTGTTTCTAATAGGCGGTTTAATACTGGCTACATACTTCTTTAACGAGAATATGCTGATTGCACAATTTTACCTGCGTAAAGAAAACTCCGATGAAGCCGAAAAATGGTTATTAAAAATAACCGACTACGAAAAACAGTTATTTAAGGGTCAGCACGGATATTACAACTTATTACTGGGTTTGATAGAGTCGCGCAAAGCGCCTTTAAAGTCAGAAAAGTATTTTAAAAAGGCTATTACTTTGGGCATGACCATGTCGCACAACACGGCCCTGGCCAAGTTAAGCTTAGCAGGTATAGCCATGGCTAAGCGTAACAAACGCGAAGCTCAGCAGTATTTAACTGAGGCCGCTAAAGACGATAAGAATAAGTTACTGGCTGATCAGATTAAGATGATGAAAGGCCAGATGGCTCAAATGGATAAGCAGCAGGTACAACGTGGCGGTTACCGTAACTTCTAA